A window of Bacteroidales bacterium genomic DNA:
ACCTCAGGGCAAAATTCTCCTCCAGAAGTACTTATCTGTTTATAGGCATCTAAATAAATTTTATCAATATTTAAAAAGTGCACAGTAGTGTCTAGCCTTTTCGCCAATCTTTCTGTTTGATTATAATGCAAATTTCCATTGCCGTCATCAGAAACAAAAGCAATAACATTTCGCCAGTCAGCCATATTAGAAATAAAATTAGACGTTGGCTCCATTGGCGAAGGCTCTATCTTTGTTTTTGAAATATATCTTCTTACTTTTTCAACCATATTTTGCGCATCCTCAAGTGTTGAAACAGTAAAGCGACCTACTCCTACATCTAAATGTCCATAGCAATCATATCCTTCTGGTTCATCTAAAAGAGCAAAAAAGTCATCTGATGCACAAGAATAAACTGTTTGCAAAGAATTTAACGATTGAAATGTTGGAACAAAATTGGTGTTATCAGGAATTCTATTTTTATAATCATAAGAAGCATCGCCAAATAGCAATAAATATTTTGGCATTTCAGCAGGAGTTGAAGCTCGGTCATAAAACATTTTCACAAAATCCCGAATAGCAGCTATATCTTGCTTGCCACAAGAAAATTCATTATAAATTTGCTCCGGAGTAACCACTACGTAACTCAAACCATCAATATCTTGGTGCAGTCTGCCTATTTGGTTTGCTTGCGACAAAAAATTACTATGGGAAACTATTATATAATCAAATTGTGGCAATCCATGCAAATTTTGATTTTCAACTCTACCAGCAAACGAAGGCGTGAAAAAAGATGCCCCATTAAAAGCTATAAAATTGCAAATAGAATCATTTCTTATTTTAAATTTATAAACCCCTGACGATAAATTCCCTTGCATCACTTTGGGATTTAAAGGATTTGTAATATCCCAAACAGTTGTAGCGCTATTTGCATTTAAAATAGAATATTCTGCAATAGTTCCAGCACCGCTAATTCGAGGATTGCAAAACGTCATCTGATTTCCGTAAAAAGTCAATTTTTGCCAAGCCATTACTTTTACATAATCTAACCAAGCCATTGCTTCCGAATTTCCATTCTGATTATAAGATAATGACACATTTATATTACTAGAAGAAGGTATAAAAGTAATATTAGACTTACCTATTTTTGCATAATCATCAGTATATCCGTAAACAGGATTTATATTTATCGTAGAAGAATTTGACCCTGATGTAACTTTAAATGATGACGAGGTTGATGATCTCCCCGCTACTTCTACTAATATTTTTGCAATTTCATCATTGCATATATTTGGAAACGAAAACGAGTAAGTCCTTGATAAATTCAAGCCATCAAAAATATCTCCATACCAATTTTTTCCACTTTTAAATAAATTATACAAATTTGGTTCTATTGTTTGAATTGTAACAAAACGATCTACAAAATGTGTTGTAGCATCTGTTACAAGCGGACTTTGAGCCAATCTTAAGCCATTACCATTGTCAAAAGTGAGAAAACAATAATTCCTATCGCTATAAAGATTTGTAAAAGAACTTAAAGAAACAGTATCCGGATCCCAATAAGATATGCCTTCCGTATAAAAAAGGAAATAATCTCCGCTGCCAAACACTCCGTCAGAGCCATCAGAAACATAAATTGGTATTTCACATAAATCATCACATCTTGCATCACTATTTTTTTCTGGTAGCATTCTCGGACCATTATTAAACAATCTTATATTGCTTGATTGAATATTACTAGCATCTATTCCCCAATAAACTAAATTTTCGTAAGTAACTTTATGAATACCATTTTGATTAGTTGAAATCTTATACCACGTTCCTGAATTTAAAACAGACTGAGTTGCATAAGTGCGCTTTAAATAGCTTTTCTTACTTTTATTTTGAACATTTTCTCCCTTTATATCAAATTTTACAAGCCTTTCATAGTTTCCTGTTTGCGAATTTTTACGCAAGCTACGAACATAAATCTGCGTTACAGTCTGCTTTTTAACATAAATATTTTTATAAGTTAAAGAAAATTCATTTGTAATTATTTTTTTTACTTCTGCAGGAATTAGGCTTTCATCAACGATTTCTGTTTGAATATTTGTTAAAGTAGGGCTAAAAATAAAATTATCACTTTCAACCTTCTGCTCTTCAACATAGCATGGAACCATGTCAATTTCGCTTATAATAACTTCATCTGAAAAAGGATATGGATTTGCTTTTTTATCAGTTTTAGCTGATTTAAAATCAATTTGAGCAATTAAGAAACTGCTTATTATAAAAAAGATAAAAAAAGAAAATACCCTCATAAAGTCAAAACACTTTTTGTTTAATAACACCATTTTTATAAAAATATTGTTGAAATCAATTGCAATATTATGTTTTTTTTACAAAATATAGGATATAAACATTAATTCATTTGTAATGAAAAAACAAAATCGCATGTAAACCGGCGAGTACAACTCACAAAAAAAGGGAGCATTTCTACTCCCTTTTCACATCATAATTTTAATACAAATTATTTAACAATAACTTTTTTAATTAAAGTTTCATTTTCATTAGAGAATTTTACAATGTAAAGTCCTGAATTATCCAATGAAATAATTCCATTGTTATTAATAATTTGAGATTTAACAACTTTACCTGTTATATCTATAACTTCAACATTGTAAGAGCCGTTTACGTTAACAAAGAATGTTCCGTTTGAAGGATTTGGATACATTTCTATATTGTTTTTATCTAAATCATTAACAGCAGTATTAAAGTGATAATAATCAATAGTAACAATGCCACTAGTATCTGTTGTATAAATAGACTGAACACCTAATTGATATGTTGTTCCTAAAACTAAATCTGTAAGCTCATAATTTTCTTCTGTTACGTCTGAAGCAACTTTTGTTCCGTCAACAAACACATTATATCCTACAAAAGCTTTAGATTGACTTTTTGCTTGTCCTATTTTAAAATCATCTAAGCAGAAATAGAATTGATCTACTGATGTTACATGGATAGCTACATATATTTCTTTATTAGCATAAGCACTCAAATCATAAGAATATTGTACCCATTGAACTGAATTAGCTGGGCACGTTACAACAGGAGACAATGCTACAAAAGAAGACACTTCAGTATCAGTTGTAGAAACAAATACTTGGAATTTTTCAGCAGAATAATTAGGATTACCACCTCTTGCCCAGAATGATACTTTGTCCCCATAAGTAATTAGAGTTTTTGGAGCAATTAGCCAATCATTACATGGAGATCCATCTTCAGGATTAAATACTGCCACATACTTTGTTCCACTATGAGCAGGACTAGTAATTGCAGGATCTGTAGCTGCAGGGTTAAAAATAATGCCTGCCATAGGGTATCCAGAGTTAGGAAAATTAACACCTTGGAATCCATAAGTAAATAATCCATCAAGATCTTTCAAAATCCAAGGATCAAATGTTAATGAAAAATCATTATAAGACTCAAAATCATCGGTAAAACCTTTTTGTAAGTTGTTCCATGAAAAATTAGCAGTAGTCGGTCCCGTGTAGAATGCATGCAAAACATAAGGAGTATCCACTATTTCAATCATTTCAACATCAATAATTGTATCAACACCAACTGTAAAAGCAACACTTAATATAGAGGTATATCCATCAAGAACTATATCATAAGCGTAATCACCAGTAGGAACATCATTAAACACAATAGTTCCACTTACAGCGGTTCCATTATAAGCAATATTAGTTCCAAAATAAACAGTTACAGCTGCATCAAGTGGAGCGCTTTGAGTATCTTTTATATTAAAAGTTACATCGAATGTCGGTAATTTAGTTATATTTATAGTATCAGCTAAACTTGTATCTGCAATAGTAATAGAACCTGTTACATCTGCATAACCAAATTTTGTTACAGTATAAGAATATGTTCCATTAGCACCATAAAACACAGCCGTTCCAGTTGAATCTGTTGTAAGATTAGTGTTATCAATCGCAATGGTTACA
This region includes:
- the porU gene encoding type IX secretion system sortase PorU; translated protein: MRVFSFFIFFIISSFLIAQIDFKSAKTDKKANPYPFSDEVIISEIDMVPCYVEEQKVESDNFIFSPTLTNIQTEIVDESLIPAEVKKIITNEFSLTYKNIYVKKQTVTQIYVRSLRKNSQTGNYERLVKFDIKGENVQNKSKKSYLKRTYATQSVLNSGTWYKISTNQNGIHKVTYENLVYWGIDASNIQSSNIRLFNNGPRMLPEKNSDARCDDLCEIPIYVSDGSDGVFGSGDYFLFYTEGISYWDPDTVSLSSFTNLYSDRNYCFLTFDNGNGLRLAQSPLVTDATTHFVDRFVTIQTIEPNLYNLFKSGKNWYGDIFDGLNLSRTYSFSFPNICNDEIAKILVEVAGRSSTSSSFKVTSGSNSSTININPVYGYTDDYAKIGKSNITFIPSSSNINVSLSYNQNGNSEAMAWLDYVKVMAWQKLTFYGNQMTFCNPRISGAGTIAEYSILNANSATTVWDITNPLNPKVMQGNLSSGVYKFKIRNDSICNFIAFNGASFFTPSFAGRVENQNLHGLPQFDYIIVSHSNFLSQANQIGRLHQDIDGLSYVVVTPEQIYNEFSCGKQDIAAIRDFVKMFYDRASTPAEMPKYLLLFGDASYDYKNRIPDNTNFVPTFQSLNSLQTVYSCASDDFFALLDEPEGYDCYGHLDVGVGRFTVSTLEDAQNMVEKVRRYISKTKIEPSPMEPTSNFISNMADWRNVIAFVSDDGNGNLHYNQTERLAKRLDTTVHFLNIDKIYLDAYKQISTSGGEFCPEVNTAINQRVEKGALIVNYIGHGGINGWADERILDISTIKNWKNKNNMPFFITATCDFSHFDNPGAISPGEHVFLNPNGGGIAIFTSSRSATSGANEAMNTSFFKKAFDKSSGDYLSMGDLVAFSKNDNGANASIRNFLLIGDPALKLSIPENNIVTSKINGLDAASFSDTINALNHVTIEGYITDVLGNKMQDFNGTVYPSVFDKKVKIKTLASDPTDYESEFTLQKNLIFKGKASVVNGDFKFSFIVPKDIQYTYDNGRVSYYAENGNSDATGWYEDFIIGGASDTLIDDNSGPSIELFMNNENFINGGITNNDPILLAYLYDKSGINTIGSIGHDITATLDNVTSESIILNDFYEADKDSYTNGKVTYPYKSLSEGKHNLKVKVWDILNNSAEASIDFVVASSLKISIDHVLNYPNPFTTRTSFMFEHNQPNSVLDVQIQIFTISGKIVKTINTKIFSNGFNAEPIEWDGRDDFGDNLAKGVYLYRLRVRNSEGKISEKTEKLVILK